The Kluyvera intermedia genome includes the window GTCGGTTTCATTTTTAATGCCGTTTGAAACCAGATCGAACTTATCCGCATTTTGCTTTTGGTAATCTTTTGCGCCATTTTCCATGGTCAGGAAAAACTCATTGGCCAGTGATTTCATCACCAATGCAATTTTAGGTTTATGCGGTGCCGCATCAGCAGAATAGGCAGGGCTGATGATTGCAGCAGAGAGTGTCATGGCTGAAGCCGCACCAAGGAAATAAGAAAAAACTTTTTTATTCATGATGTTATCCATTTTCAGAGGTAGGGTAAGACGCTATACCCGATGCAGTATAGTCAAGCAAAATGGAGGTCAGAGTGAGGCACTGCACAATATCCCGGCATGGTGGCTGGGCGCGCAGAAATAAGAGAGGAAGGGAAAAAACAATAAAAAAGGCCAGTCATAAAGACTGGCCTTTTAACTTATCGTACTAACGTAGACGATTAGTCTTTGTCAGAACCACCCAGACCTGCGTTCAGCAGTTCTGCCAGGCTTGCAGATGCATCTTCCGCAGTTACCTGCGGTGCTGCTGGCTGTTCGCCTGCAGCGCGACGGCGCATACGATCCTGGTGATACGCATAACCGGTACCCGCTGGAATCAGACGACCCACGATAACGTTCTCTTTCAGGCCACGCAGTTCGTCACGTTTACCCGCAACGGCTGCTTCGGTCAGGACACGTGTGGTCTCCTGGAACGATGCGGCAGAGATGAACGACTCGGTTGCCAGAGACGCTTTGGTGATACCCAGCAGGTCGCGTGCATAAGTTGCAGCCACTTTGCCATTCGCTTCCAGATCGCGGTTAGCAATCTTAACGCGAGAGTATTCAACCTGTTCGCCTTCCAGGAAGTCGGAGCTACCAGCAGTATCGATGGTTGCTTTACGCAGCATCTGACGAACGATAACTTCAATGTGTTTATCGTTAATCTTAACGCCTTGCAGACGGTAAACGTCCTGTACTTCGTTGGTGATGTAACGCGTTACCGCGTGTACGCCACGAAGACGCAGGATGTCGTGCGGTGCTTCTGGACCATCGGAAACCACGTCACCACGTTCTACACGTTCGCCTTCGAACACGTTGAGCTGACGCCATTTTGGAATCATCTCTTCGTATGGATCGCTACCGTCTAACGGAGTGATAACCAGGCGACGTTTGCCTTTGGTTTCTTTACCGAAGGAAATGATACCGGTAATTTCCGCAAGGATAGCTGGCTCTTTCGGACGACGTGCTTCGAACAGATCCGCAACGCGTGGCAGACCACCGGTGATATCCTTGGTACCGCTGGATTCCTGAGGAATACGCGCAAGAGCATCACCCGCACTGATCTGGATGCCATCTTCCAACTGAACAATCGCTTTACCCGGCAGGAAGTACTGCGCAGGCATATCGGTGCCAGGGATCAGAACATCGTTACCGTTAGCATCAACGATTTTCAGGGCTGGACGCAGGTCTTTACCACCCGCCGTACGCTCTGCAGAATCCAGAACAACCAGCGATGACAGACCGGTCAGCTCGTCGGTCTGACGAGTAATGGTCTGGCCGTCGATCATGTCAGTGAAGCGCAAGAAGCCGCTGACTTCAGTGATAACTGGCATGGTGTGCGGATCCCAGTTTGCTACGGTCTCGCCGCCAGCAACCTGCTCACCATCACCTTTGCCCATCACGGAACCGTAAGGCACTTTGTAGCTTTCTTTGGTACGACCGAATTCGTCGATCAATTTCAGCTCGGTGTTACGAGAAGTGATCACCAGTTTACCGCTGGAGTTCACAACCGACTTCGCGTTGCTGAGCTTGATGCTACCTTTGTTTTTCACCTGGATGCTAGATTCAGCAGCCGCACGAGATGCCGCACCACCGATGTGGAACGTACGCATCGTCAGCTGTGTACCCGGTTCACCGATGGACTGTGCCGCGATAACGCCGATAGCCTCACCTTTGTTGATGATGTGACCACGCGCCAGGTCACGACCGTAGCAGTGCGCACATACACCAAAGTCGGTGTCACAGGATACAACGGAACGCACTTTGACGGAGTCAACGGAGTTCTCTTCCAGCAGGTCACACCACTGTTCGTGCAGCAGCGTGTTGCGTGGAACCAGAATATCCGCCGTACCCGGCTTCAGAACGTCTTCAGCAGTCACACGACCCAATACGCGATCGCGCAGTGGCTCTTTAACATCACCACCCTCGATAACCGGGGTCATGGTGATGCCTTCCAGCGTGCCACAGTCATCTTCAGTAACAACCAGATCCTGAGCAACGTCAACCAGACGACGTGTCAGATAACCGGAGTTAGCTGTTTTCAGTGCGGTATCCGCCAGACCTTTACGAGCACCGTGAGTAGAGATGAAGTACTGGAGTACGTTCAGACCTTCACGGAAGTTCGCGGTGATTGGCGTTTCGATGATGGAACCATCTGGCTTAGCCATCAGACCACGCATACCGGCCAGCTGACGAATCTGTGCTGCAGAACCACGCGCACCGGAGTCGGCCATCATGTAGATGCTGTTGAAGGAAACCTGCTGCTCTTCGACGCCGTCACGGTTAATAACGGTTTCGGTTTGCAGGTTGTCCATCATCGCTTTGGATACACGATCGTTCGCCGCAGCCCAGATATCGATAACTTTGTTATAACGTTCGCCAGCGGTAACCAGACCAGATTGGAACTGCTCCTGGATCTCAGCAACTTCAGCTTCCGCTTCGCTGATGATTTCGTATTTCTTCTCTGGGATAACCATGTCGTCGATACCAACAGATGCGCCTGAGCGCGCTGCATAGGCAAAGCCGGTGTACATGGTCTGGTCAGCGAAGATTACGGTCGGCTTCAGGCCCAGAATGCGGTAACAGGTGTTCAGCATTTTGGAGATAGCTTTCTTGCCCAGCGCCTGGTTGACGATGGAGAAAGGCAGACCTTTCGGTACGATCATCCACAAAATAGCACGGCCAACGGTCGTGTCTTTAATGCTGGTGGTCGCGACGAATTCGCCGTTTTCATCTTTTTCGTATTCGGTGATACGCACTTTAACGCGCGCATGCAGAGAGGCCAGACCTGCGCGATAGATACGCTCAGCTTCTTTAGGGCCAGTCAGCACCATGCCTTCGCCTTTGGCGTTAACACAGTCACGGGTCATGTAGTACAGACCCAATACAACGTCCTGAGAAGGAACGATGATTGGCTCGCCGTTCGCAGGTGACAGGATGTTGTTGGTAGACATCATCAGCGCACGCGCTTCCAACTGGGCTTCCAGCGTCAGCGGTACGTGAACTGCCATCTGGTCACCATCGAAGTCGGCGTTATAAGCCGCACAGACCAGCGGGTGCAGCTGGATGGCTTTACCTTCGATCAGTACTGGCTCAAACGCCTGGATGCCCAGACGGTGCAGTGTTGGAGCACGGTTCAGCATCACTGGGTGTTCGCGGATAACTTCATCCAGGATATCCCAAACGACAGCTTCTTCACGCTCAACCATTTTCTTAGCGGCTTTGATGGTGGTGGCCAGGCCACGCAGCTCCAGCTTGCCGTAGATGAATGGTTTGAACAGTTCCAGTGCCATTTTCTTCGGCAGACCGCACTGATGCAGACGCAGGTATGGACCTACGGTGATTACAGAACGACCGGAGTAGTCAACACGCTTACCGAGCAAGTTCTGACGGAAACGACCCTGCTTACCTTTGATCATATCGGCCAAAGATTTCAGAGGACGCTTGTTAGAACCGGTGATCGCACGACCGCGACGGCCGTTATCCAGCAGGGCATCGACCGCTTCCTGCAGCATACGTTTTTCGTTACGTACGATGATGTCAGGCGCAGCCAGATCCAGCAGGCGTTTCAGACGGTTGTTACGGTTGATAACGCGACGATACAGATCGTTCAGATCTGATGTTGCGAAACGACCACCATCCAGCGGAACCAGCGGACGCAGATCTGGCGGCAGAACCGGCAGAACGGTCAGGATCATCCACTCTGGCTTGTTGCCAGACTGTACGAACGCTTCCAGCAGTTTGATACGCTTGGTCAGCTTTTTACGCTTGGTTTCGGAGTTGGTTTCGTTCAGCTCTTCGCGCAGAGTTTCACACTCTTGCTCCAGATCCATGCTTTTCAGCAGGGCCTGGATAGCTTCCGCACCCATCTTCGCATCGAATTCGTCACCGAACTCTTCCAGCGCGTCCAGATACTGCTCTTCAGTCAGAATCTGTTGACGTTCCAGGTTGGTCATACCGCCTTCGATAACAACATATGATTCGAAGTACAGTACGCGTTCGATATCACGCAGTGGCATATCGAGCAGCAGACCGATACGGGACGGCAGCGATTTCAGGAACCAGATGTGCGCAGTTGGACATGCCAGCTCGATGTGGCCCATGCGTTCACGACGCACTTTAGTCTGGGTCACTTCAACGCCGCACTTCTCACAGATCACACCACGGTGTTTCAGGCGCTTGTACTTACCGCACAGGCACTCGTAATCTTTTACTGGCCCAAAGATACGGGCGCAGAAAAGGCCGTCACGCTCAGGCTTGAACGTACGGTAGTTAATGGTTTCCGGCTTTTTAACTTCACCGAAAGACCATGAACGGATCATGTCTGGCGATGCCAGAGCAATTTTGATCGCATCAAACTCTTCGGTTTTAGTCTGCGCTTTCAGAAACTTTAATAAATCTTTCACGGATTTGCTCCCGTCGGAGTTAGCACAATCTGGCGCCGGGTCTTACCCCGGCACCAGTGACCTGTTTGAGCGAGAGTTACTCGTCTTCCAGCTCGATGTTGATACCCAGCGAACGGATCTCTTTCAACAGTACGTTGAAGGATTCCGGCATGCCCGGTTCCATCTGATGGTTACCGTCTACGATGTTTTTATACATCTTAGTACGGCCATTCACGTCATCAGACTTAACGGTGAGCATTTCCTGCAGGGTGTATGCCGCGCCATATGCTTCCAGCGCCCACACTTCCATCTCCCCGAAGCGCTGACCACCGAACTGAGCCTTACCACCCAGCGGCTGCTGAGTAACCAGGCTGTAAGAACCGGTAGAACGCGCATGCATCTTGTCATCAACCAAGTGGTTCAGTTTCAGCATGTACATGTAGCCGACGGTAACCTGGCGCTCGAACTGCTCACCGGTACGACCATCGAACAGAGTGATCTGACCGGAAGTCGGCAGGCCACCCAGCTGTAACAGTTCCTTGATTTCAGACTCTTTCGCACCGTCGAATACTGGCGTTGCGATCGGCATACCTTTTTTCAGGTTTTCAGCCAGACGCAGAACTTCATCATCGGTGAAGGTGTTCAGGTCAACTTTCTGGCGAACGTCGGTACCCAGATCGTACGCACGCTGGATGAATTCGCGCAGCTTGGCGACTTCTTCTTGCTGCTTAAGCATGGCGTTGATTTTCTCGCCGATACCTTTCGCAGCCATACCCAGGTGAGTTTCAAGGATCTGACCGATGTTCATACGCGATGGTACGCCCAGCGGGTTCAGTACGATATCTACCGGCGTACCGTTAGCATCGTGTGGCATATCTTCGATCGGGTTGATCTTAGAGATAACACCCTTGTTACCGTGACGACCTGCCATTTTGTCACCAGGCTGGATACGGCGTTTAACGGCCAGGTATACCTTAACAATCTTCAGCACGCCCGGTGCCAGATCGTCGCCTTGGGTGATTTTGCGGCGTTTCGCTTCGAGTTTTTTCTCAAACTCGTGCTTCAGTTCGTCGTACTGTTCAGCCAGCTGTTCCAGCTGATTCTGTTTCTCTTCGTCGTTCAGACCGAGTTCCAGCCAGCGATCGCGAGGCAGTTTGTCGAGCTTCTCAGCTTCAACACCACCGGCAACCAGCACCGCGTAGATACGGCTAAACAGGCCAGCTTCGAGGATCTGCAGTTCTTCAGACAGGTCTTTTTTGGCCTGCTTCAGCTGCATTTCTTCGATTTCCAGCGCACGTTTGTCTTTTTCTACGCCATCGCGAGTAAAGACCTGAACGTCGATAACAGTACCGGAAACACTGTTTGGTACGCGCAGAGAAGAGTCTTTAACGTCAGACGCTTTCTCGCCGAAGATGGCACGCAGTAGCTTCTCTTCTGGGGTCAGCTGGGTTTCACCTTTCGGCGTTACCTTACCTACCAGAATGTCGCCACCGGTGACTTCTGCACCAATGTAAACAATACCGGACTCATCCAGTTTGGAGAGCGCAGCTTCACCCACGTTCGGGATGTCAGCGGTGATCTCTTCTGGCCCCAGCTTGGTGTCACGGGACACACATGCCAGTTCCTGAATGTGGATGGTGGTGAAACGGTCTTCCTGAACAACACGCTCGGATACGAGGATGGAGTCTTCGAAGTTGTAACCGTTCCATGGCATGAATGCCACGCGCATGTTCTGACCGAGCGCCAGCTCACCGAGGTCGGTAGATGGACCATCTGCCAGCACGTCGCCGCGCTCGATTGGCTCACCCAGAGACACACATGGCATCTGGTTAATACAGGTGTTCTGGTTAGAACGGGTGTATTTGGTCAGGTTGTAGATGTCGATGCCCGCTTCGCCCGGATACATCTCGTCTTCGTTAACTTTGATAACGATACGGGATGCATCGACGTACTGTACGGTACCGCCACGCTTAGCCACTGCAGTAACACCGGAGTCGACGGCAACAGCACGTTCCATACCGGTACCAACCAGCGGCTTATCAGCACGCAGAGTTGGAACGGCCTGACGTTGCATGTTCGCACCCATCAATGCACGGTTGGCGTCATCGTGTTCAAGGAACGGGATCAGGGACGCACCGACGGATACCACCTGTTGGGTGGATACGTCCATGTAGTCAACCTGGTCGCGGCTGAACAAGCTGGATTCGCCTTTGCTACGGCACGTTACCAGGTCTTCTTCAAAGTGGCCTTCGTCATCCAGGTTGGAGTTCGCCTGAGCGATAACGTAGTTGCCTTCTTCGATAGCAGACAGGTAATGAATTTCGTCGGTAACAACACCGTCAGTCACTTTACGGTACGGAGTCTCGAGGAAGCCGTATTCGTTAGTCTGTGCGTACACGGACAGGGAGTTGATCAGACCGATGTTTGGACCTTCAGGCGTTTCGATTGGACATACGCGACCGTAGTGAGTCGGGTGTACGTCTCGAACTTCAAAGCCTGCACGTTCACGGGTCAAACCGCCCGGGCCGAGGGCAGAGATACGACGTTTGTGCGTGATCTCAGACAACGGGTTGTTCTGGTCCATAAACTGAGACAGCTGGCTGGAACCGAAGAACTCTTTCACTGCCGCAGAAATCGGCTTGGCGTTGATCATATCCTGAGGCATCAGGGTATCCAGATCGCCTAAAGACAGACGCTCTTTCACCGCACGCTCAACACGTACCAGGCCAACGCGGAATTGGTTTTCCGCCATTTCGCCTACGGAACGGATACGACGGTTGCCGAGGTGGTCGATATCATCCACTTCGCCTTTGCCGTTACGGATATCAATGAGCTTTTTCATCACTTCGATGATGTCTTCTTTGCTCAGGATACCGGAACCTTCGATCTCATCACGCAGCAGAGAACGGTTGAACTTCATACGACCTACCGCAGACAGATCATAGCGGTCTTCGGAGAAGAACAGGTTCTCGAACAGGTTTTCAGCAGCTTCACGAGTCGGCGGCTCACCAGGGCGCATCATGCGGTAGATTTCTACCAGCGCGCTCAGGCGATCGTTAGTTGGGTCGACGCGAATCGTTTCAGAGATGTACGCACCGTGGTCCAGATCGTTGGTGAACAGCGTTTCGATACGCTTGTGACCAGACTGGCTCAGCTTAGCCAGCAGATCCAGGCTCAGCTCCATGTTCGCTGCACAAATCAGCTCACCGGTGGATTCGTCAACGTAGTCTTTAGCCGCAACTTTACCCGCGATGTACTCAACCGGAACTTCGATATGTTTGATATCGTCTTTTTCCAGCTGGCGAATATGACGCGCAGTAATACGACGTGCTTTCTCTACGTAGATTTTGCCATTCGCTTCGATATCGAAGGACGCAGTTTCACCACGCAGGCGCTCTGGAATAAGTTCCATCTGCAGCTTGTTGTCACGAATTTCGAAGACAACTTTGTCAAAGAACAGGTCAAGGATCTGTTCAGTGGTGTACTGCAGCGCACGCAGAATGATGGTCGCAGGCAGTTTACGACGACGGTCGATACGGACAAACAGGTTGTCTTTCGGATCGAACTCGAAGTCCAGCCAGGAACCACGGTAAGGGATGATACGCGCGTTATACAGCACTTTACCCGAAGAGTGGGTTTTACCCTTATCGGAGTCAAAGAAGACGCCTGGGCTACGGTGCAGCTGAGAAACGATAACACGCTCAGTACCATTGATAACAAAGGTACCGTTGTCGGTCATGAGCGGAATTTCGCCCATGTACACTTCTTGTTCTTTGATGTCTTTTACAGTGCCTTCCGGCGCTTCACGCTCGTAGATCACCAGACGCAGTTTTACGCGCAGCGGTGCAGAATAAGTCACGCCACGAATCTGACATTCCTGAACGTCAAACACCGGTTCGCCCAAGCGGTAGCTGACGTATTGCAGCTCCGAATAACCGCTGTAGCTTTTAATCGGGAATACGGAACGGAAAGCTGCTTCCAGACCATACTGACCTTCAGGATCTTGCTCGATAAACTTCTGGAACGAGTCAAGCTGGATAGAAAGGAGATAAGGTATGTCCAGAACCTGCGGACGTTTACCAAAATCCTTACGAATACGTTTTTTCTCGGTATAGGAGTAAACCATAGGGTTCCTCAGCTCGCTGACAAGTCGACGCATCTGTCCATAGGCAGACAGTTTGTGCAACACTATTTTGTGGACCGGAAAATGGAACACTTTCCGCAATACTTGTTGCTATCACGCTTAAACCATTTCATTACGATTTACACAGAGCGAGCACCCTGTCGCAATATATTAAGTCGTCGATAGAAACAGGCATTGTCAGGACAGCCAGCAGTCAAACAGTGTGAAATGCTACTGGCGCCTTACAGCGCAAAATGGCTGGTGACTAAAAGTCACCAGCCATCGGCCTGATTTCTCAGGCTTCAACTAGAAAAGTTGGCTTATTTAACTTCAACTTCAGCGCCAGCTTCTTCCAGAGATTTTTTCAGTGCTTCAGCGTCATCTTTGCTCACGCCTTCTTTCAGTGCAGCTGGAGCAGATTCTACCAGGTCTTTAGCTTCTTTCAGACCCAGGCCAGTTGCGCCACGTACTGCTTTGATTACTGCAACTTTGTTCGCGCCAACAGCTTTCAGTACGACGTCGAATTCAGTTTTTTCTTCAGCAGCTTCAGCAGGGCCCGCAGCTACAGCTACAGCAGCAGCAGCAGAAACGCCGAATTTTTCTTCCATTGCAGAGATCAGTTCTACAACGTCCATTACGGACATAGCTGCAACTGCTTCAATGATTTGATCTTTAGTGATAGACATTTAAATTGTTCCTGAAAATCAGTATAAGTTTATACGTAAGCAAATACTTTACAAAGACAACTGCGATTAAGCAGCTTCTTTCGCATCGCGTACAGCAGCCAGAGTGCGAACCAGTTTGCCAGCCGAAGCTTCTTTCATGGTTGCCATCAGGCGTGCAATTGCTTCTTCGTAGGTCGGCAGGGTTGCCAGGCGATCGATTTGCGATGCCGGGATCAACTCACCTTCAAAGGCTGCGGCTTTGACCTCAAATTTTGCATTCGCTTTCGCGAAATCTTTGAACAGACGAGCAGCTGCGCCCGGGTGTTCCATAGAATATGCAATCAGGGTCGGACCAACAAACGTGTCTTTCAGGCACTCGAACTGAGTACCTTCAACGACGCGGCGCAGCAGGGTGTTACGAACAACACGCATGTATACGCCAGCTTCACGACCTGCTTTACGCAGTTCAGTCATTTTGTCTACAGTAACGCCACGGGAATCCGCAACTACTGCAGACAGCGCGCCTTTGGCTACTTCGCTGACTTCAGCAACAATCGCTTGTTTGTCTTGAAGATTTAAAGCCATTAGCTTTGCTCCTGGATGTTTGCCGGGACTCATGTCCCGGAACTCACTTCACTCTCCCAAACGGAAAGAGCGTCTAAATACGGTGAGCAGAAACAAGCCAGAGTATTAAAAATAATCTTAGCGTTCTGTCACCGTCTACGCAGGGCATTAAGCTTCTTTCGAAACACCTGCGGTCTTCGACGGAGGCCTGGATAGGCCAGGCTCCAACGAACAAATCTTGTCTATGTCTTCGTCCTTTGAACTGCTGCTGCGTTGGCTACTCTCGCTCACACCAGTCACATAGTTAACTATGCTCCTGGCGATTAACTCGCTTGCCGCCTTGCCGCAATTCAAATGACTCGCATAGCGTCTGTCTATTTCAACAGAATCGTGGGGGTAGAATTGTAGACAAATCCACCGCCCACGTAAAGGCGAATCTTAGTTCGCTACTGCAGTCAGGCCAGCCTGATCAACAGAGACACCTGCACCCATGGTGGTGGAGATGCTAACTTTCTTGATGTACACGCCTTTCGCCTGAGTTGGTTTTGCTTTTTTCAGCGCAACCAGCAGAGATTCCAGGTTTTCTTTCAGTTTGTCAGCGTCAAAGTCCACTTTACCGATGGTGGTGTGGATGATGCCGTTTTTGTCGTTACGATAACGAACCTGACCTGCTTTAGCGTTCTTAACCGCTTCAGCAACGTTAGGAGTTACAGTACCAACTTTAGGGTTTGGCATCAGACCACGTGGGCCCAGAACCTGACCCAACTGGCCAACAACGCGCATTGCATCCGGAGAAGCAATAACAACGTCGAAGTTCATTTCGCCTTTTTTGATCTGGTCAGCCAGATCTTCCATACCTACCAGCTCAGCGCCAGCAGCTTTAGCTGCTTCAGCGTTAGGGCCCTGGGCAAATACGGCAACGCGAACGGAACGGCCAGTACCGTGTGGCAGTACAGTTGCACCACGTACGTTCTGGTCAGATTTACGAGCGTCGATACCGAGGTTAACGGCAACGTCAACGCTTTCGTTGAATTTAGCAGTGGCCAGCTCTTTCAGCAGAGCAATGGCTTCATTGATGTCGTACTGCTTAGTAGCATCAACTTTGTCACGGATCACGCGCATACGCTTGGTCAGTTTAGCCATTTCTTAATCCTCCACTACCAGGCCCATGGAACGTGCAGTACCTTCGATTGAGCGAGTCATCGCTTCAATGTCGGCGCCAGTCATGTCGGCAGCTTTGGTCTGCGCGATTTCCAGTACCTGAGCACGGGAAACTTTACCTACTTTGTCTTTGTTCGGCTTACCGGAACCAGACTTAATACCAGCCGCTTTTTTCAGCAGAACTGCTGCTGGAGGCGTTTTGGTAATGAAGGTGAAAGAACGGTCAGCATAAACGGTGATAACAACCGGAATTGGCAGACCTTTCTCGATGGAATCAGTTTTTGCGTTGAACGCTTTACAGAATTCCATGATGTTCACGCCCTGCTGACCCAGTGCTGGACCAACCGGTGGACTTGGGTTCGCCATACCAGCTGCAACCTGCAGCTTGACGTAGGCTTGGACTTTCTTAGCCATTCTAAAATCCTCTAATTGGGTAATAGCGCCTCAAGGAGGCTCCCCGTGATATAAAAATTCGTTTTACAGGCCTGGGCCCATAAAAACAAAAGGCGCGAAATTGTATGTCAATTTCACGCCTCATGCAACGATTAAATCGATGCTTTTTTGATCGCCGTCTTACGCTTTCTCAACCTGAGCAAAGTCGAGTTCTACCGGGGTCGCACGACCAAAGATAGAAACAGACACGGTCAGGCGGGACTTCTCGTAATCAACGTCTTCAACAACACCGTTAAAGTCGGCAAACGGACCATCGCTAACGCGAACCATTTCACCAGGCTCAAACATTGTTTTAGGACGTGGCTTATCACCGACCTGCTGCAGACGGTTCATGATCGCATCAACTTCTTTGTCGCTGATAGGCGCAGGACGGTCAGACGTCCCACCGATAAAGCCCATCACGCGCGGAACGCTACGTACCAGGTGCCAGCTTGCGTCGTTCATCACCATCTGAACAAGTACGTAACCTGGGAAGAATTTACGCTCGCTTTTACGACGCTGGCCGCCACGAATTTCGACCACTTCTTCAGTCGGAACCATGACTTCGCCAAACAGCTCTTCCATGTTTTGTAATTTGATATGCTCGCGCAGCGACGTGGCTACACGGCCTTCAAAACCGGAAAACGCCTGAACGACGTACCAACGCTTTTTAGGTGCTTCAGACATCTTAGAACCTCAGGCCAGTGATAAAGGATACCAGGCGAACCAGAATACCATCCAGTCCCCACAGGATCAGTGACATTACCGCAGTGACCGCAGCAACGATCAGCGTAGTGTGCAGCGTTTCCTGGCGAGTCGGCCAAATAACCTTACGTACTTCTGTTCTCGCTTCACGAGCAAACGCAACGGTTGCTTTGCCTTTTGTCGTCAACAGCGCGACACCACCCGCTGCAGCAATAATAATTACTACGGCCAGCGCACGCAGCGGCAGCATCATGTCACGATAAAGGTAGTTACCTACGATTGCAGCAATCAGCAACACGGCAACGGCTACCCACTTCATCGTTTCCAGGCCACGCCCGCTCCCTTGAGCTTCGGTATTCGCACTCATAAACCAACCTGTCAGAAGAATTCTACAAACATTTCCACCCCGCGGGTGCGAGGCGATCCAAACCGAAATTGAGTTTCGGACTAAACGCCCTCTACAGAGCCTGTCTCAGCAATGATTATGGCAAAAAAAATCACTGATGAGCCAGGTTCTGGTTCGACAGCGTATAAAAAGGGCATCAAATGATGCCCTTTTATTGCGCATTGCGTCAAATGTTATCGGCAATTAGCTCATTACTTTGGCAACAACGCCCGCGCCAACGGTACGGCCGCCTTCACGGATTGCGAAACGCAGACCGTCATCCATCGCGATTGGGTGGATCAGGGTAACAACCATTTTGATGTTGTCGCCCGGCATTACCATCTCAACGCCTTCTGGCAGTTCGATGGTGCCAGTCACGTCAGTAGTACGGAAGTAGAACTGTGGACGGTAGCCTTTGAAGAACGGAGTATGACGGCCGCCTTCATCTTTGGACAGGATGTACACTTCAGATTCGAACTTGGTGTGTGGCTTGATAGAGCCCGGCTTAGCCAGAACCTGGCCACGCTGGATTTCTTCACGCTTGATACCACGCAGCAGAACACCGCAGTTCTCGCCTGCACGACCTTCGTCCAGCAGCTTACGGAACATTTCAACGCCGGTACAGGTAGACTTAGCAGTCTCTTTGATACCAACGATTTCAACTTCTTCACCAACTTTGATGATACCGCGCTCTACACGACCGGTAACAACGGTACCACGGCCAGAGATGGAGAATACGTCTTCGATAGGCAGCAGGAACGGCTTGTCAATCGCACGTTCTGGTTCTGGGATGTAAGAATCCAGGAAGCCAGCCAGTTCGATGATTTTCGCTTCCCACTCTGCATCGCCTTCCAGCGCTTTCAGAGCTGAACCACGGATGATTGGGGTATCATCACCTGGGAAATCGTACTGAGACAGAAGTTCACGAACTTCCATTTCTACCAGTTCCAGCAGCTCTTCGTCATCAACCATGTCACATTTGTTCAGGAACACGATGATGTAAGGAACGCCTACCTGACGACCCAGCAGGATGTGCTCACGAGTCTGTGGCATAGGGCCATCAGTCGCAGCAACAACCAGGATAGCGCCATCCATCTGCGCAGCACCGGTGATCATGTTTTTAACATAGTCGGCGTGGCCTGGGCAGTCTACGTGTGCGTAGTGGCGAGTCGGGGTGTCATATTCAACGTGGGAAGTGTTGATGGTGATACCACGAGCTTTTTCTTCTGGTGCGTTATCGATCTGGTCGAATGCGCGAGCAGAACCGCCGTAGGTTTTAGCCAGTACGGAGGTGATTG containing:
- the rpoB gene encoding DNA-directed RNA polymerase subunit beta — translated: MVYSYTEKKRIRKDFGKRPQVLDIPYLLSIQLDSFQKFIEQDPEGQYGLEAAFRSVFPIKSYSGYSELQYVSYRLGEPVFDVQECQIRGVTYSAPLRVKLRLVIYEREAPEGTVKDIKEQEVYMGEIPLMTDNGTFVINGTERVIVSQLHRSPGVFFDSDKGKTHSSGKVLYNARIIPYRGSWLDFEFDPKDNLFVRIDRRRKLPATIILRALQYTTEQILDLFFDKVVFEIRDNKLQMELIPERLRGETASFDIEANGKIYVEKARRITARHIRQLEKDDIKHIEVPVEYIAGKVAAKDYVDESTGELICAANMELSLDLLAKLSQSGHKRIETLFTNDLDHGAYISETIRVDPTNDRLSALVEIYRMMRPGEPPTREAAENLFENLFFSEDRYDLSAVGRMKFNRSLLRDEIEGSGILSKEDIIEVMKKLIDIRNGKGEVDDIDHLGNRRIRSVGEMAENQFRVGLVRVERAVKERLSLGDLDTLMPQDMINAKPISAAVKEFFGSSQLSQFMDQNNPLSEITHKRRISALGPGGLTRERAGFEVRDVHPTHYGRVCPIETPEGPNIGLINSLSVYAQTNEYGFLETPYRKVTDGVVTDEIHYLSAIEEGNYVIAQANSNLDDEGHFEEDLVTCRSKGESSLFSRDQVDYMDVSTQQVVSVGASLIPFLEHDDANRALMGANMQRQAVPTLRADKPLVGTGMERAVAVDSGVTAVAKRGGTVQYVDASRIVIKVNEDEMYPGEAGIDIYNLTKYTRSNQNTCINQMPCVSLGEPIERGDVLADGPSTDLGELALGQNMRVAFMPWNGYNFEDSILVSERVVQEDRFTTIHIQELACVSRDTKLGPEEITADIPNVGEAALSKLDESGIVYIGAEVTGGDILVGKVTPKGETQLTPEEKLLRAIFGEKASDVKDSSLRVPNSVSGTVIDVQVFTRDGVEKDKRALEIEEMQLKQAKKDLSEELQILEAGLFSRIYAVLVAGGVEAEKLDKLPRDRWLELGLNDEEKQNQLEQLAEQYDELKHEFEKKLEAKRRKITQGDDLAPGVLKIVKVYLAVKRRIQPGDKMAGRHGNKGVISKINPIEDMPHDANGTPVDIVLNPLGVPSRMNIGQILETHLGMAAKGIGEKINAMLKQQEEVAKLREFIQRAYDLGTDVRQKVDLNTFTDDEVLRLAENLKKGMPIATPVFDGAKESEIKELLQLGGLPTSGQITLFDGRTGEQFERQVTVGYMYMLKLNHLVDDKMHARSTGSYSLVTQQPLGGKAQFGGQRFGEMEVWALEAYGAAYTLQEMLTVKSDDVNGRTKMYKNIVDGNHQMEPGMPESFNVLLKEIRSLGINIELEDE
- the rplL gene encoding 50S ribosomal protein L7/L12, with the protein product MSITKDQIIEAVAAMSVMDVVELISAMEEKFGVSAAAAVAVAAGPAEAAEEKTEFDVVLKAVGANKVAVIKAVRGATGLGLKEAKDLVESAPAALKEGVSKDDAEALKKSLEEAGAEVEVK
- the rplJ gene encoding 50S ribosomal protein L10, coding for MALNLQDKQAIVAEVSEVAKGALSAVVADSRGVTVDKMTELRKAGREAGVYMRVVRNTLLRRVVEGTQFECLKDTFVGPTLIAYSMEHPGAAARLFKDFAKANAKFEVKAAAFEGELIPASQIDRLATLPTYEEAIARLMATMKEASAGKLVRTLAAVRDAKEAA
- the rplA gene encoding 50S ribosomal protein L1; amino-acid sequence: MAKLTKRMRVIRDKVDATKQYDINEAIALLKELATAKFNESVDVAVNLGIDARKSDQNVRGATVLPHGTGRSVRVAVFAQGPNAEAAKAAGAELVGMEDLADQIKKGEMNFDVVIASPDAMRVVGQLGQVLGPRGLMPNPKVGTVTPNVAEAVKNAKAGQVRYRNDKNGIIHTTIGKVDFDADKLKENLESLLVALKKAKPTQAKGVYIKKVSISTTMGAGVSVDQAGLTAVAN